From Vicinamibacterales bacterium:
GACGGCTCGACGTCCGCAGTTTCGTATTCGCGTGCAGCTGAGACGAGTTCGTGAAGATTTTCGATTCTCGCTTGCGCTTCTTCGCTTCGTTCGTCCTGTAGGTCTTGAAGGTAGCCGGAGTGATCGAGAACGCCCTCGATGGTTGCCGAGGCCGTTTGGGTCCTCGCGACGGTGCTGATGTGTTCAACGAGCTTTCGAAACACAGACAAACTGCTCAGGGCACGGGTCGGGACGAGCTGTTTGTCCACTACCTGGATGATGCGTGTCCACAGCGACGGTGGTGGCGTTACCTTTTCTGGGACATCTAGCAGCGGGGTTTCTTCACCACTGGTGGGGTTCATCTGGTCCAGTGTATTCATGACGCCTTTGCCGATTCCCCGCGTAGGAACATTGATCACTCGGCGCAGGCTGACATCATCGTGCGGATTGATCGCTAGCTTGAGATAGGCCAGCGTGTCCTTAATCTCCTTCCGCTCGTAGAAGCGAACACCACCGACCATTTGATAGGCCACCCCGAGGCGGAGTAGCGCATCCTCGACCGCCCGCGACTGCGCATTAGTGCGGTAGAGAATGGCTATTTCGGCGCCGGCCTCAGTTGAGGCACCTGCTGTGGAAGCGATGAAAGCAGCCTCCTCCAGCTCGTCGCTCCCCCGGAAGTAATTGATTCGCGCCCCGCCCTCTTGCTCGGTCCATAGTCGTTTTTCCTTCCTGTTACGGTTCTGGCGGATGACGGCTGACGCCGCGTCGAGAATGATTTGCGTTGAACGATAGTTTCGTTCGAGGCGGACGATTGTTGTTTCGGGAAAGTCTTCCTCAAAATCAAGGATGTTACGGAGATCGGCGCCCCGCCATTTGTAGATCGACTGGTCGGGGTCGCCCACGACACACAGGTTACGATGCTTCTCGGCCAGCTGACGGACCAGCAGGTATTGCGGGCGGTTGGTGTCCTGATATTCGTCTACCAGAATGTATCGGAACTGCTCGGCGTATTTTGTTCTCACCCGACCGGACCTCTCGAACAGCTCAACTGTTTTGAGGAGCAAGTCATCAAAGTCAAGCGCGCTTGCGTCGGCCAGTGCGCGCACGTATCGCCTATAGATCTGAGCCACGCGTTCCTCGAACGGCCCCCACCCGCCCTCGGCCACCTCGTCAGGGCCCTGCATCCGATTCTTGGCCGAGCTGATTCGCCCGAGCGCAGCTCTTGGCGCTACCAACTTGTCATCGAAGCCCAAGTCTCGGATTATCTTCTTGACCAAGGTGAGTTGATCACTTGAGTCATAGATAACGAAGTCGCGTGACAAACCAAGCTCCGGAGCCTCGCGGCGTAACAAGCGGGCGCACAGCGAATGAAAGGTCGAAATCCAGAGCCTCTTGTGGGCGACACCAAGGAGACCCTCGACACGCTCGCGCATCTCTTGGGCGGCCTTGTTTGTAAAGGTGACTGCCAGGACGTGCTCTGGCTTGGCGTGACCATCGCCGATCACATACGCGAGGCGTGACGCGATGACGCGAGTCTTTCCCGACCCTGCTCCTGCCAAGATTAACAACGGGCCGTTCAGTTTTAGTACGGCGTCACGCTGTTCAGGATTCAGCTGCGAGAGAAAGTCCGTCATTCGACGGTGACGCTCTTGGCGAGGTTGCGAGGTTGGTCGACGTCACAGCCTCGGCGGACAGCGATGTGGTAGGCAAGGAGTTGCAACGGCACGACCATCAGCACGGGCGTCAGTAATGGGTGTGTGCTGGGGACCGTTAGGATGTGGTCGTTCGACCGGTCGAGCATTTGACCAAGCACGTTCGGTTCACCATCGGTCAAGGCGATAATCGCGCCGCCGCGAGCCTTGGCCTCGGCGATATTGCTCGTCATTTTCTCGAAAACGTGATCATGCGGCGCCAGAGCGACAACTGGAACGTTCTCTTCGATGAGCGCAATCGGCCCATGCTTCATCTCACCAGCTGGGTAGCCTTCTGCGTGAATATACGAGATTTCTTTCAGCTTGAGTGCGCCCTCTAATGCGATCGGGTAATTAATGCCGCGGCCGATGTAGAGAAAGTCCGACTGCTCATAGAACCGGCCCGCAAGTTGCTCAATAATCGGATTCAGCTTGAGCGTTTCCTCAACGAGTCGGGGCAGTTGCGCGAGAGCCTGAAGATGCGGTCGTGCAGCTTCTGACGTCAGGGTCCCCCGCAGGCGCGCTAAGTGTAACGCCAGTAAATGTAGTGCGATCAGCTGGGAGGTGAAGGCCTTGGTTGATGCCACCCCGATCTCTGGACCGGCGTGGGTGTAAACCGTGCCTTCGGCCTCGCGTGTCACCATGCTGCCGACGACGTTACAAATCGCGATGGTATGTGCACCCCGGTCTCTGGCCTCGCGGAGCGCGGCCAGCGTGTCGGCCGTTTCACCGGATTGAGTGATGACAACGGTCAAGCTCCGACTGTCGATGATCGGGTCGCGATACCTGGATTCCGAGCCATAGTCGACATCGACAGGGAGGCGTGCGAGTTGCTCGAAGAGAAACTTCCCGACGAGGCCTGCGTGCCAGGAGGTGCCGCAGGCCACGATCGCGACACGGTCGATGGTTCGGAGGATATCCTCCGAAATGCCGAGCTCGCCAGGAAAAACATCGCCAGTTTCTAGGGAGGTCCGTCCGAGCAAGGTTTCTTGGATCCCGTCGGGCTGTTCGAAGATCTCCTTCTGCATGAAGTGCTTGTAGCCAGCTTTTTCGGCCATCACGGCGTCCCAGGCGACGTGCTGTGGTTTGAGTGCGCGCGGGTTCCCCTCAAAATCTGTAAACGTTGCTCCATCACGTCGCACGACTGCCATCTCGTGATCGCCTAAAAAGATGACATCCCGAGTATGGCTAAGCACGCCAGGAATGTCCGACGCCACTAGGTATTCCCCGTCGCCCACGCCGATGACAATCGGAGGCCCACTACGGGCAGCAACGATGGTGCCGGGGTCGTCAACCGAGATGAGCACCAGAGCGAACAGACCACGGAGAGCCGAGAGGGATCGTTGCACCGCAGCTGCAAGACCGTCATCGCGCATTTCGCTCTCCACTAGGTGCGCGATCGTCTCAGTGTCAGTCTCACTAACGAACGTGTGCCCATCCCGCTCGAGTTTCTGCTTCAGTTCGAGGTAATTTTCGATGATGCCGTTATGGACAACTACCAGCCGGCTCTTACAATCGACATGCGGATGGGCGTTCTCTTCGGTCGGTCGCCCGTGCGTCGCCCATCGGGTATGTCCCAAGCCGTAGTCCCCGTTGGCGGACTCCAGATTGAGGGTCTCTTCAAAGTGTGCCAATTTCCCGGCTGAGCGCTGGCGTTCAAGCTTCCCTTCACGGACCAATGCAATTCCCGCGGAATCGTAACCGCGGTACTCCAGCCGCCGCAGCCCGTCGAGAATCACAGGCAGAGCAGGTTTTGAGCCAACGTAGCCGATAATGCCGCACATGGCAGATCTCTGGGCACTACGGCGTCAAGAGCGACGCTTCCGTTTCACCCAGCCCTCCTTGATAGTCTGGCGACCACGCGCGACCGCAAGCGACCCAGGCGGTACGTCATCCGTGATTGACGACCCTGATGCAACGTAGGCGCCCTTCCCCACCGTCACCGGTGCGATGAGCTGGGTGTCGCTGCCAATAAATGCACCATCCTCGATCACGGTTTGGTGTTTGGCGGTGCCGTCGTAGTTGCAAATGATTGTACCGGCACCGATATTGACGTTCTCTCCTACGGTGGCATCGCCGAGGTAGGCGAGATGATTGGCTTTTGAGCCGGGGCCTACGACAGCATGCTTCACTTCAACAAAATTACCAATCTTGACCTTACGCCGAATATCAGCATCCGGTCGCAGGTGGGCAAACGGGCCGACGCGCGCGCCGGTTGCCACGCGGGCACCAGTGATCACACAGTGATTGTTGATCGTCACGTCGTTCTCAATCGTTGAGTCCACAATCCGTACGCCACTGTGAATCTCGCACGCGGTGCCGATAGCCGTCCGACCCTCGAGTGTAACTCCCGGGTGTAGCACAGTGTCGGCGCCCACGGTTACATCGGCGTCGACGTAAGTCGTCGCCGGGTCCTCGATCGTCACACCGGCTGCCATTAATTCTTCGTTCTTTTTTTGTCTCACGACGGCCCCCACTTCTGCCAGTTCAGTCCGGCTGTTGATGCCGCGAACCTCCCCTGCCTTCTCGATGGAAACGGTTTCAACGACTAGCTTCCGCCGCCGATAAATTGAAATGAGATCGGTCAGGTAATACTCATCCTGCGCGTTCTCCGAGGCGATCTGCCGAAGCGCGTCAAACAACGGTTTCAGTTTGAGTGCATAAATGCCGCTGTTGATCTCACGGATGTTTCGCTGCGCCGGTGTTGCGTCACGTTCTTCAACGATGCGCGTGATCTGCCCACGTGACCGAACGATTCGACCATAGCCGAACGGCCGTGGCACGGTTGCGGTGAGCACTGTGGCAGCTGCGTCGGTGTCCCTATGGAATGCCACTAGATCTTGCAGTGTGGCGCTGCGGACCATGGGCACGTCGCCAGCCAAAAGGACAAGGGTGCCATCTGAGCCGCTGAGCGCCGATTCGGACTGCATGAGTGCGTGACCTGTCCCGAGTTGCGGTTCTTGGATAACAAACCGCACGCCGGGCCACCCACGCACTGCTGTTTGAACCTGTTCGGCTCCACAACCCACAACTACCGTAGTCGACGCAACATTAAGTGTGGAAATGGCACGAAGCGCGTACTCGATCATCGGTCGTCCGGCCACGCGGTGCAAAACCTTTGGGAACGCCGATTTCATGCGCGTGCCCATACCCGCCGCCAAGATCAAGACGTGCGTGTCAACCATAGTTGCTAGAAATTGTAGTGTACCGGATCGTCGAACTGGCGTCCCGCCGGCACTCAAGGAGCTACCGCGCCGGCCGGTGGCCCCGCCGGCGTTTTTGCACGGGTGGTTTGAGTAATTTCTGAACCCGTTGATCTTCCCGCAGAGATTTGAAATCTGGCTCTTGACGCGCGACTGTTCGATTTTCTGGTTCGAGCTCCACCGCCCGCTCTAGATGGGAGATTGCTAGGTCTGGGCATTCAGCTTGGGCATAGACGATGGCAAGCATGTAGTGGGCTTGTTCAGCTTCAGCATCTTGGCTGATAGCCTGCTGTAAGTGACGCAGTGACTCATCTTGAGCTGCATTATTAAGGGCTATCGTCGCCGCGTAGACCAACTCCTCTGTTGTTGTTGGTCCCGGCGTGAGTGGCATCGTTTGGCGTTCACACACCCGTAGATGTACCCGGGACCGGTCGTGCAACTCACGCTCATCGTGAAACTCCTCAATTACTGACTTGAAAGCAATGGCTGCTGACGCAAAATCACGAATTTGGAGGGCGCCCAGGCCATGTTCATAAGTGCTGACGGCCTCTCGGTGCCTGGCTAACTTGGCTTCTCTGGCTGCCTCCTCCTGAGGACTGGGTTTCGGAGCCGGCGGGCTGACTTCCCGGCCGGTCTGCGCTTTTCTCTTTCCTCGCACTGTCCGCTTTGCTTTGGTCGCTCGGCGTTGCTTAGCCATCTAATCTCCTGATTTGGGCGCGGTAGGTTAACAGAAGCTATATCTGGGGTCAACATGGCCCCAGACATGCGACTGGTTCCTAACGTTGCTAGTCATTGAGTGAGCCGGTCAATATTTCTTTGCTTCTTCGATTGCCTTGTAAACTGCCTTAGAGGACATTCCATGTCTACGAGACAACCTCAGAACAGCCTCTCTTCTCATAAGGTCCTTTTTATCTGTTAAATGACAGAACTCCTTATAAATAAGCATCTTATCGACTGACTGATTTTTTCTTTTGTCTGGAGTAGAAGGGCTAATAACGAGGGTAAATTCACCTTTGATAGAAGTTAACTTGTTTATTACAAATGAGATAGGTCCTTTAACCAACTCCTCGTGTTTCTTTGTGAGTTCTCTACCGAGACTAATTTCTCTGTCGCCGAATATATCTCTCATATGACCTAATAACTTGAGAATTCTGTGAGGAGATTCAAAAATTACGATCGGCCGAGGCTCGTCTGCGAGTCTCTCGAGCCAAGCCGTTCTCTCTTTGGCCTTGGGAGGTGGAAATCCTGCAAAAAGAAACTGGTCCGTTGTCATTCCTGATGAGACCAATGCGGTGAGAATAGCGCTGGCGCCAGGAACAGCCTCCACACGAATACCTCGTGTGTGAGCAGCCGCGATGAGTCGTGTTCCGGGGTCAGACAGTGTTGGAGTGCCCGCATCCGAGACCAGTGCAACCAGTTGGCCCTGTTCGAGCTTAGAGAGCAGGGAAGCCTGTTTTTGTTGTTCGTTGTGCGCGTGAAAGCTCGTGGTCGGAGTCGAGATCGAGTAATGTCTAAGTAGAGTTGCAGTGCGGCGGGTGTCCTCGGCCGCGATGAGGTGGACCTCTTGGAGGACGCGGATCGCCCGTAACGTGAAATCTTCAAGGTTGCCGATGGGCGTGGCGACCACGTAGAGGGTGCCGGGCATGCGAAATACCGTGCGTCAACCGGCGCCGGCAAGCGTATTCTACCATTCCCGCGAGGCGTCGTTCGAGAGATCGCTCGCCTAGGCGATAGACGACATCCTGAATGTACTCAGGCGAACCGCTGTCACCGTTTGTTGAGAACTACCTGAATTACCTATACGAGACTCAGCCCACCGCCGCAGCCTTCGACGGTGTTCATCAATACGATGACCTTCTAGAGGATCCAAGCCGCACCGTACTTGAGGGACAGGGCCGTGAGTTGGGGGGACTGGTAAGACAGCTGGCTGCTGTTGGCAAGTCGGGGATGACGAAGACCGAACAGGTCGAGCGCGAAATGCTCACTGCCAACATCCGTGCAAGGATATTTGAACTTGAGAATATACGTTCATGGGAACGTAACCCACAGCGGCACTCCGAGATTCTCGCCACGAGCTTGGCGGGGCAGGTCTTGTTTCCCTACGCTCCGGTAGGGGAGCGCGCACGCCGCATTCTCTCGAAACTAAAACAAACGCCCCGGCTAATCGAAACGGCGAGGAAGACGATTCAAGATCCGCCGGGTATCTTCATTAGAGAAGGCATTACGTCGCTTAACGGGGTAGTCGAGTTCATTGAGCACGACCTACCACGAGCCCTGACCAGTCTGGACGACATGCATCTGTTAAGTGATCTCGCCGATGCGTCCACAGAAGCAGTTACAGCAATCCACGGCTACACCGAGTATCTACGCAACGAGGTGGCACCGAAGGCTCGAGGTTCGTTCCGGCTCGGCCGGGAAAACTTTGATGGAAAGCTTGAACTTGAAGAAGGCGTAACACTAGGTGCTGACCGCCTCCTCGCGATTGCACAGCGGGAACTCCGCGAGACCCAAGAAGAATTTCGCAGCGTCGCTGGGCGGCTTGGCGGGGATGTGGCATCGGCACTTGAACGTCTAAAACAGGATCATCCGTCTGCCGCCACGTTGGTGTCGACGGCCCAAGGTCAGGTGACGGAACTCGCCGCATTCGTAGAACGAAAGGGTCTCGTTTCCGTGACCGATGGCGAGGTGCCCGTGGTAGCTCCCACGCCACCCTTTTACCGGTGGACGTTTGCCAGCCTCTGGGCGCCGGGCCCCTTTGAGGCTAGACCGCTGCCGACCTACTACTACCTGACTGATGTCGACCCCGCTTGGACACCCGACCGCCAGGAGCAACATCTTCGCGATTTTCATATCGGAGCACTCTGGGCGATCTCGATGCACGAAACCTACCCCGGGCACTTTCTTCAGCACCAGCATGTGTGCCGGATCGAGTCGAAACTTCGCAAATCGGGACTTCTTGCGTCGATTGGGTTTATCGAGGGCTGGGCGCACTATGGCGAGCAGGTCATGATCGAGGCTGGGTTTGGTGGGAAGGATAATCACGTCAAGCTTGGTCAGCTCGCCGAGGCGCTAATTCGTCTCGCACGACTTGTTGTCGGTATCCGGTTGCATGTCGAAGATATGTCAGTCGAGCAGGGCGTACGATTCTTTCGTGACGAAGCGTTCATGGAAGAGGGGAGCGCACGCCGGGAAGCCGAGCGGGGCACCTTCGACCCTGGCTATGTTGTCTATTCGCTCGGCAAACTGATGATTCTTAAACTCAGGGCAGACTACGAAGCCAAACACCCGAGCAAGTTCTCTCTCAAGACCTTCCACGACCGTCTCCTTGGCAACGGGAACTTGCCGATTTGGGCGCATCGTCGCCTCATGCTCGGTGGTAATGCCGGGAGCGCGTTGGCGTGAATGACCCTCTTCCCCGTTGACAGGTGGAGAGGGCGAGCGTACGATGGTCGCTTCTAACGTCCTGAAAACATGCCCCTTTACGAGTACGAATGTAACACCTGCGGTGACCGTTTTGAGCGGATTCAGCGATTTTCTGATCCACTCGAGAAAAAATGTCCGGCCTGTGGCGGACCGGTGCGGAAACTGTTGTCGTCGCCCGCCATTCAGTTCAAGGGCACCGGCTGGTATGTGACCGACTACGCCAAGAAGTCGGGTGCTGCTTCCCGGTCGGATGACGGCGCGAAACCCAGTTCGCCGAGCGACTCCAAAACCAAGAAAGACAAGCAGAAAACTAGTTCCTCTTCTGACACCCCCGCTTCATCATCGAGTTCGTCGTCGACGTCTCAATCAGCATCGAAGAGCTCGTCTGGCTCCCCCTCCAAAAAGTAGGCCGCGGGGTTCCCTGCCGGCAGAGGTTCCGATCAGTGAAGACGGAAAGGGGTTAAATCCGTCAGTTGCCGGCAGGCCTGTTGACGCCGACCTTGCAGAGATATTCGCGAAAGGTGTCCGACAAGTCAGGGTGCTTGAGCGCGAAGTAGGCGGTTGCCCGGAGAAAGCCAAGTTTGCTACCGGTGTCGTGGCGAACGCCGTCGATTTCGCATGCGTAGATCGGCCGGCCGGTCAGCAGTTGTCGGAGTGCGTCGGTCAACTGGATTTCACCTTGCGCGTCTGGCGGTGTCGTGTCGAGAATGGGGAAAATGTCTGGAGTGAGGATGTAGCGGCCAACAATGGCAAGGTCGGAAGGCGAATCTTCCCTTGTGGGTTTCTCAACCATGTCATGAATCCGATAAACACCGGCGTGGTTCGAAACCGGTTCGGCATCGACGATCCCGTAGTCACTAATCCGATCAGCAGACACTCGTTCAACCCCGACAACAGGGCCGTCAAGCTTTTCGTAGACATCGATCAGTTGACGCAACGCTGGTGGGGTGGCATCGATCACATCGTCGCTTAAAATAACGGCGAATGCTTCGTCGCCGATTAGCTCGTGCGCCAAGATCACGGCATGCCCCAGACCCAACGGCTCACCCTGCTGGACTGTGGAGATGCTGGCGGGGCAGGGGACATTCCGGACCTCCGCGAGCAGGTCCCCCTTGCCACGTGATTCGAGTAGCGCCTCCAGTTCGGCGTTAATCTTGAAATGGTCTTCGACAAGCTTGGTTCCCTGGCCGGTCACCAGGACGACATGGTCAATGCCAGCGGCGGCGGCCTCTTCAACGCTGTACTGAATAATTGGCTTATCAACCAATGTCAGCATCTCTTTTGGCTGTGCCTTGGTCGCCGGCAGGAACCGGGTTCCGAGACCGGCGGCTGGAAAGACTGCTTTGCGGATGGTTGGCAACACGCGTAACCTCTCGGCGGGCATCCTACCTCAGGTGCCACCGTGGGGATAAACGATTTAGAATGCTCCTAGCGCACACGGCGCAACGATGGTAACAGCAAGGCCGTCATCATGCTTGACCCAGCAATAGTTAGAGATCATCTCGACGAGGTTGAAAAGGGGCTCACTGAGCGAGGGGCTACTAATCTTAAGGCCGACCTCGCCACGATTAAGGAGCTCGATACTAGGCGCAAGGCGATCATTCCTAACCTCGAGGAGGCGCGTCGGGAGCGCAAGGAATTGGGCGCTAGGGTCGCTTTAGCCAAGAGGGCTGGTGAGTCGGCGGATGACTTGCTGAAGAAAGGCCGAGCCCTCTCCGACGGGATTCATGAGCAGGAGAAAGACCTCGCAGCTGTTGAACAGGAACGGCAGAAGCTCTTACTCCGGCTGCCAAATTTTCCGCACAAGAGCGTGCCGCGAGGTGCCAACGAGAAGGCAAATCAGGAAATCAACCGCTGGGGTGAAGTAACTCGCTTTGACTTCACGCCGAAAGCGCACTGGGACCTGGGTCCCGAATTGGGCATTCTCGATTTTGAGCGTGCTACGCAAATGTCTGGAGCTCGTTTTGCTGTGTTGCTTGGCGTGGGCGCAAAACTGAACCGCGCAATAATTAATTTCATGCTTGCAGTCCACACGAAGGAGCATGGATATGTTGAGGTAGCCCCACCGTTTCTTGTCAACGAAGAAGCTCTGATCGGCACCGGCAACTTGCCTAGGTTTGAAGCCGACCTGTTCAAAATGGCAGGGAACTCGAATCTTTACTTAGTACCAACCGCTGAGGTTCCACTTGCCAATCTTCACCGGGAGGAGATTCTGGATGGTCGAAGACTACCACTCAGCTACGTGGCCTACACGCCGTGCTTCCGTAGCGAGGCCGGTTCTTACGGCAAGGACGTAAGAGGCCTCATTCGACAGCACCAGTTTGAGAAAATTGAGCTGTTCAAGTTCACGACCCCTGACCAATCGTACAGAGAGCACGAAACACTAACCCGCCATGCGGAGGTCATCCTTGAGAAGCTCGGTCTACCGTATCGACGGATGGTTCTGAGCACCGGTGATATGGGTTTTGCCGCGGCGAAGACATATGACCTTGAGGTGTGGTTACCTGGACAGGAAACCTATCGTGAGATCTCTTCATGTAGTAACACAGAAGCGTTCCAGGCCAGACGTGCAGGGATCAAGTTCCGTCCCGACGGCGTGGGTAAAGCTGAGTTCGCCCACACTCTTAATGGCTCCGGACTTGCCGTTGGTCGTACCCTCATTGCTGTGCTGGAAAATGGCCAACAGGCGGACGGTTCGGTCGTCGTGCCCGAAGCGCTCCGACCGTTCATGGACGGGCAGGAGGTCATCGAACCCGCACGCTAGTTTTTATATTGGAGGGATGGCCGAGCGGTTGAAGGCGGCGGTCTTGAAAACCGCTGTGGGGGAAACTCCACCCTGGGTTCGAATCCCAGTCCCTCCGCCAGTATCCATACTGACTGCAGGCCTAGGAATCTGGGATCTGCATAGCATTGTAGACAGGCGGTAGCCCGAATTTCGCCCAAAGGATTCAGACAATGGCAAATGAGCCAAACGCTACATCTAGGTTCGCGCCGCGCTACTCGGAAATTCCGACCTTTATGCGGGCGCCGTTAATCCGTGACCCATCAAAGTTGGATATCGCCTTGGTCGGGGTTCCATTCGACGCTGGGGCGGAAAATCGACCCGGTCAGCGTCACGGGCCGCGTGAGATTCGCAATATGTCGAGTTTGACTCGTTCGGTTCACCATGTCACAAAGATTAACCCCTATGAGTTGTGTCGCATCGGCGATATGGGGGACGTAGCGTTCCCTTGGGCCTTCGACTTAGAGAAAAGTTATGCCGATATCACTCGGTTCTATGAAACCTTGCGGGAGGCGGATGTAGCGCCTCTGAGCGCCGGCGGCGACCATTCAATCAGCCTCCCAATTCTTCGCGCGATTGCTGCCAGACAGCCGGTGGGTATGGTCCACATCGATGCTCATACAGATACCTGCGACGAGGAACTCGGATCTCGATTTACTCACGGCACCCCATTTCGTC
This genomic window contains:
- the speB gene encoding agmatinase — encoded protein: MANEPNATSRFAPRYSEIPTFMRAPLIRDPSKLDIALVGVPFDAGAENRPGQRHGPREIRNMSSLTRSVHHVTKINPYELCRIGDMGDVAFPWAFDLEKSYADITRFYETLREADVAPLSAGGDHSISLPILRAIAARQPVGMVHIDAHTDTCDEELGSRFTHGTPFRRAVEEGFLDPKRVVQIGIRGAQNSEEGWAFSLDSGMRVIFIEEFSRLGVEAVIAELRRSVGDGPTYVSFDIDSLDPAFAPGTGTPEVGGLTTIEAQGLLRGLRGLNLIGGDVVEVSPPFDSTGNTALVGATMMYEILCVLADAVSQRKETGK